TGTCGCAGGTACCGGGAGTGCGGGCCGATGTGCTCAGCAGGCTGCGGCGGTTGAAGGGAAAGCTCGACGCCGTGACGCGCCTGCAGTCCGGCGCCCCCCTGCCGCAGTGGCGCGCCAGCCGGATGAACACCCGTTACCACGCGGCCCTGCGCCTGGCCGAGGTGATCCTGCGCAACGCCTCGGCCGAGGCCGGGGACGGCAAGCAGCACTCGGCGTCGTTTGTGGTGGACATGTCCAAGGTGTTCGAGGACTTTGTCGGCACCGCGCTGCGGGAGGCCATGGCCGCCTATCCGGGGGAGATGCGGCTGCGCTACAACTCGATGCTCAACGAGGCGGTGCGGGATTCCGACCGGATCATGGTGCAGCCTGGCGCGGTGCACCTGCTCGGCGGCCGGCCCGTGATGGTGTACGACGCGAAGTACAAGGCGGCGTCCGACGTCGGCGCCTCACTCTCGGGCGACCACTACCGGACGCTGGCGTACTGCACCTCGCTGCGGGTGCCGACGGCGTGGCTGGTCTACGCGGGAGCGGGGGAGATCAAGCTCCGACGGATCCTCAACACGGACATCGACGTGGTGGAGTTCCCGCTGGATCTGTCCCAGCCGCCGGCGGAAATCCTGGCGTCCGTGGCGGATCTGGCGCAGCAGTCGTGGGGCGAAGTCGTGCGGCAGGCGTCGATCAGCCGCTGAGTGCGCCGGTTTTCCTGCGGGAGAGTCTAGGCGGTGTCGTCCTGCACGGTCGTGGAGACGGACAGCAGGTGGTTCAGCAGCGCCTTCTCCGGCTGGCCGGGATTGTTGGCCACGTGCCAGCGGAGCTGTTCCCGGACAGGGGCCTCCTCCGGCTTGGTCTCCGACAGAATTGCGTCGATGATGGCGGACACCTGCCTGCGCAGGGGCTCCAGATCCTCTGATGGCTCGGGGCTCCGGACGGCGTGCCGCGTGCGAGTCTCGGTGGACAACAACAAGTGTGGCATCGTGCTTCTCCTGCGGAGTTCGTAGTATCCCCACGTACTGACCAATAGAGTCCTAGTCCCCGAGTTTCGAGTTTAGCCCAGGTGGACCACTCTGTCGCGGGTCAGCGGCAAGGCAATTTTGGTGACTGTTTCAACTAATTCCTCAGCTGCCTCGCCGGTGCTGCTGAGATTACCGGGATGACGTGATCACAGTTTGGATGTCGCGAAGAAAATATTTTCGCGTCGCGTCGCGCTGCCCGTGGCTGAGCTGACTGGACCAGCGCCCGACTTAGCGGCGAAGGAACGTATCGAGCTGCTGCTCGAGGGCCGAGAGGTCTTTGAGTTCACACTCCCAGACGGTGAGTACCTCCCAGCCCGAGCCCTCGAGCAGTCGGCGCTGTTCAGCGTCGCGGTTCCGGGTGCGGGTCCGCTTGGTTTCCCAGAACTCGGCGTTGGATTTGGGTGCGTGCTGTCCGACCCTGCAGCCGTGGAAGTGCCAAAAACAGCCGTTGACGAAGATGACCTTGTGACGGGAAGCGAACACCAGATCGGGGTTGCCGGGCAGCCTGCCGCCGCGGGCCGTTCCGTGCAACCGGTAGCGGTAGCC
The nucleotide sequence above comes from Arthrobacter sp. KBS0702. Encoded proteins:
- a CDS encoding McrC family protein, giving the protein MRASSPALDRAVRHIVLDELSGGVVERIDAGSAAYINGSGLAKASPLGMGLFRIEPVGKVGSVRTPSVQLEVRPKERLGLGRLLFLLGYTENQGFRDDAVAAVEDTDLWSALAESLAQFADRALSRGVLQGYLNVDESLRTVKGRIRISDQISRRPGMLVPLEVSYDEFTEDIPENRILRAALERMSQVPGVRADVLSRLRRLKGKLDAVTRLQSGAPLPQWRASRMNTRYHAALRLAEVILRNASAEAGDGKQHSASFVVDMSKVFEDFVGTALREAMAAYPGEMRLRYNSMLNEAVRDSDRIMVQPGAVHLLGGRPVMVYDAKYKAASDVGASLSGDHYRTLAYCTSLRVPTAWLVYAGAGEIKLRRILNTDIDVVEFPLDLSQPPAEILASVADLAQQSWGEVVRQASISR
- a CDS encoding very short patch repair endonuclease; this encodes MADSLTPERRSWNMSRIRGKNTKPELLVRRMLHAKGYRYRLHGTARGGRLPGNPDLVFASRHKVIFVNGCFWHFHGCRVGQHAPKSNAEFWETKRTRTRNRDAEQRRLLEGSGWEVLTVWECELKDLSALEQQLDTFLRR